A DNA window from Anas acuta chromosome 4, bAnaAcu1.1, whole genome shotgun sequence contains the following coding sequences:
- the PLRG1 gene encoding pleiotropic regulator 1 yields MVEEVQKHSVHTLVFRSLKRTHDMFVADNAKPIPLDDESHKVKMAVKLRTEYGSVLHMPTLKENMREKGGPATGDPYGHKQYSGNQGQELEYMITGTHPYPSGPGVALTADTKIQRMPSESAAQSLAVALPASQTRLDANRTAAGVGEIYRHAGISERSQPPGMSVAMMEAGGNKNSALVAKKAPTMPKPQWHPPWKLYRVISGHLGWVRCIAVEPGNQWFVTGSADRTIKIWDLASGKLKLSLTGHISTVRGVIVSARSPYLFSCGEDKQVKCWDLEYNKVIRHYHGHLSAVYGLDLHPTIDVLVTCSRDSTARIWDVRTKASVHTLSGHTNAVATVKCQAAEPQIITGSHDTTIRLWDLVAGKTRVTLTNHKKSVRAVILHPRHYTFASGSPDNIKQWKFPDGNFIQNLSGHNAIINTLAVNSDGVLVSGADNGTMHLWDWRTGYNFQRVHAAVQPGSLDSESGIFACVFDQSESRLLTAEADKTIKVYKEDDTATEETHPVSWKPEIIKRKRF; encoded by the exons ATGGTGGAG GAAGTCCAGAAGCATTCTGTGCACACGCTTGTGTTCCGGTCTTTGAAGAGGACCCATGACATGTTTGTAGCTGATAATGCCAAACCTATACCATTGGATGATGAAAG CCACAAAGTAAAGATGGCAGTCAAACTGCGTACAGAGTATGGCTCGGTGTTGCACATGCCTACtcttaaagaaaacatgagGGAGAAAGGAGGCCCAGCCACTGGGGATCCTTATGGACATAAACAGTATTCTGGAAATCAAG GACAGGAACTTGAATATATGATAACAGGTACACATCCATATCCATCTGGGCCTG GTGTGGCTCTGACAGCAGACACCAAGATCCAGAGGATGCCTAGTGAATCTGCAGCTCAGTCCTTAGCTGTAGCACTTCCTGCTTCTCAGACCAG GCTGGATGCAAATCGGACAGCTGCCGGTGTGGGTGAGATCTACAGGCATGCTGGAATATCTGAGCGTTCACAGCCTCCTGGGATGTCAGTG GCTATGATGGAAGCTGGTGGAAACAAAAATTCTGCGTTAGTGGCCAAGAAGGCTCCAACCATGCCCAAACCTCAGTGGCATCCACCTTGGAAGCTGTACAGA gtTATCAGTGGTCACTTGGGCTGGGTGAGATGTATTGCAGTAGAACCAGGAAATCAGTGGTTTGTTACTGGCTCTGCTGACAGAACTATAAAG ATTTGGGACCTTGCTAGCGGCAAATTGAAATTGTCTTTGACGGGGCACATCAGTACTGTACGAGGAGTGATAGTGAGTGCAAGAAGTCCATACCTCTTTTCTTGTGGAGAAGACAAACAGGTGAAATGCTGGGATCTTGAATACAATAAG GTTATCAGGCATTACCATGGTCACCTAAGTGCTGTCTATGGTTTAGACTTGCACCCAACAATAGATGTACTGGTAACATGTAGCAGAGATTCAACAGCACGA ATCTGGGATGTGAGGACAAAAGCCAGCGTGCACACATTATCAGGACACACAAATGCTGTAGCGACAGTGAAGTGCCAAGCTGCAGAACCACAAATTATTACAG GCAGTCATGATACTACCATACGACTCTGGGATTTAGTGGCAGGAAAAACTCGTGTTACTTTGACAAATCATAAGAAATCTGTAAGAGCAGTAATACTACATCCAAGACA ttacaCATTTGCATCTGGTTCTCCAGATAATATTAAGCAATGGAAATTCCCAGATGGAAACTTCATTCAGAACCTCTCTGGTCACAATGCTATTATCAACACACTTGCTGTAAATTCAGACGGAGTTCTGGTATCAGGAG CTGATAATGGTACTATGCATCTTTGGGACTGGAGAACTGGATATAACTTCCAGAGGGTGCATGCAGCTGTACAGCCAGGCTCCTTGGACAGTGAATCAGGAATATTTGCTTGTGTATTTGACCAGTCAGAAAGCAGATTGCTAACGGCTGAAGCTGATAAAACCATAAAAGTATACAAAGAAGATGATACTGCG aCTGAGGAAACTCATCCTGTCAGTTGGAAACCAGAAATTATCAAGAGAAAACGATTTTAA